The sequence GGAGATGCCCGGGGTGCGGGCGGTCGTCACGCACGAGGACGTGCCCGGGGAGAGCAACTACGGCCGCCACGTCGTGGACCGCCCGGTGTTCGCCTCCGACCTGGTGCGCCACCACGGCGAGGCGATCGCCGCGGTCGCGGCGGACCACCCGGACACCGCCCGGCTGGCCGCCGCCGCCATCGCCGTACGGTACGAGGTGCTGGAGCCGGTCACGGACCCGGAGCAGGCGTTCGAGGCGGAGCCGCTGCACCCGGACGGCAACCTGATCCGGCACATCCCGCTGCGCTACGGCGACGCGGAGGCGACGGGCGAGGTCGTGGTGGAGGGCCTGTACCGCATCGGCCGCCAGGACCCGGCCCCGATCGGCGCGGAGGCCGGCCTCGCCGTGCCGAGGCCCGACGGCGGCGTGGAGATCTACACCGCCTCCACCGACCCGCACACCGACCGCGACCTGATCGCGGCCTGCTTCGGGCTGGAGCCGGACCGGGTCAAGGTCGTCGTGACCGGGGTGCCGGGGGCGACCGGCGACCGCGAGGACCCGGGCTTCCAGATCCCGCTGGGGTTGCTCGCGCTGCGTACCGGCTGCCCGGTCAAGCTGGCCGCGAGCCGCGAGGAGTCCTTCCTCGGCCACACCCACCGCCACCCCACCCTCCTGCGCTACCGCCACCACGCGGACGCGGAGGGCCGGCTGGTCAAGGTGGAGGCCCAGATCCTCCTGGACGCGGGCGCCTACGCCGACGCCTCCTCCGAATCCCTTGCCGCGGCCGTGTCGTTCGCCTGCGGCCCGTACGTCGTCCCGCACGCCTTCATCGAGGGCTGGGCGGTCCGGACGAACAACCCGCCCTCGGGCCATGTGCGAGGCGAGGGCGCGATGCAGGTCTGCGCGGCGTACGAGGGCCAGATGGACAAACTGGCCGCCAAGCTGGGCATCGACCCGGCCGAACTGCGCCTGCGCAACACGCTCGCCACGGGCGACATCCTGCCCACCGGCCAGACCGTGACCTGCCCGGCCCCGGTCGCCGAACTGCTCCAGGCCGTACGTGACTTCCCCCTCCCCGCCCTCCCGAAGGACGCCCCGGAGGACGACTGGCTGCTGCCGGGCGGTCCCGAGGGCGCGGGGGAGCCGGGGGCGGTGCGCCGGGGTGTGGGCTACGGCCTGGGCATGGTGCACATGCTCGGCGCCGAGGGGACGGACGAGGTCTCGACGGCCACGGTCCGGGTCCACGACGGGGTGGCCACGGTGATCTGCGCGGCGGTGGAGACGGGCCAGGGCTTCACGACGCTCGCCCGCCAGATCGTCCAGGAGACCCTGGGCGTCGAAGAGGTCCATGTCGCGGCGGTCGACACCGACCAGCCCCCCGCGGGCCCGGCGACGCACGGCCGTCACACCTGGGTTTCCGGAGGGGCGGTGGAGCGGGCGGCGAAGATGGTCCGCACCCAGCTCCTCCAGCCGCTGGCCCACAAGTTCGGCATGTCCACGGAGCTGCTCCAGATCGCCGACGGCAAGATCACCTCGTACGACGGGGTGCTCTCCACGACGGTCACGGAGGCCATGGACGGCAAGGAGCTCTGGGCCACCGCCCAGTGCCGCCCCCACCCCACGGAACCGCTGGACGAGGCGGGTCAGGGCGACGCGTTCGTCGGCCTCGCGTTCTGCGCGGTCCGGGCGGTGGTCGACGTCGACATCGAGCTCGGCTCCGTCCGCGTGGTCGAGATGGCGGTGGCCCAGGACGTGGGCCGCGTCCTGAACCCGACCCAGCTGGCGGCCCGTATCGAGGCGGGCATCGCCCAGGGCCTCGGCGCGGCCCTCACGGAGAACCTCCGCACCGCGAAGGGCCTGATCCGCCACCCCGACCTGACGGGCTACGCGCTCCCGACGGCGCTGGACGTCCCCGACATCCGCATCGTCAAACTGGTCGAGGAACGCGACGTGGTGGCCCCCTTCGGCGCGAAGCCCGCGTCGGCCGTCCCGGTCGTCACGGCCCCCGCCGCGGTGGCCTCAGCGGTCCGCTCGGCGACGGGCCGCCCGGTGAACCGCCTC is a genomic window of Streptomyces sp. YPW6 containing:
- a CDS encoding xanthine dehydrogenase family protein molybdopterin-binding subunit, whose translation is MSGDAANATSTSLPRIDALGGGPGGGPDQDQEQPRMGLGSSLPAADSRAKTEGTFPYAADLWAEGLLWAAVLRSPHPHARILSIDTSGAEEMPGVRAVVTHEDVPGESNYGRHVVDRPVFASDLVRHHGEAIAAVAADHPDTARLAAAAIAVRYEVLEPVTDPEQAFEAEPLHPDGNLIRHIPLRYGDAEATGEVVVEGLYRIGRQDPAPIGAEAGLAVPRPDGGVEIYTASTDPHTDRDLIAACFGLEPDRVKVVVTGVPGATGDREDPGFQIPLGLLALRTGCPVKLAASREESFLGHTHRHPTLLRYRHHADAEGRLVKVEAQILLDAGAYADASSESLAAAVSFACGPYVVPHAFIEGWAVRTNNPPSGHVRGEGAMQVCAAYEGQMDKLAAKLGIDPAELRLRNTLATGDILPTGQTVTCPAPVAELLQAVRDFPLPALPKDAPEDDWLLPGGPEGAGEPGAVRRGVGYGLGMVHMLGAEGTDEVSTATVRVHDGVATVICAAVETGQGFTTLARQIVQETLGVEEVHVAAVDTDQPPAGPATHGRHTWVSGGAVERAAKMVRTQLLQPLAHKFGMSTELLQIADGKITSYDGVLSTTVTEAMDGKELWATAQCRPHPTEPLDEAGQGDAFVGLAFCAVRAVVDVDIELGSVRVVEMAVAQDVGRVLNPTQLAARIEAGIAQGLGAALTENLRTAKGLIRHPDLTGYALPTALDVPDIRIVKLVEERDVVAPFGAKPASAVPVVTAPAAVASAVRSATGRPVNRLPIRPQAAVATTPKG